A genome region from Arachis duranensis cultivar V14167 chromosome 6, aradu.V14167.gnm2.J7QH, whole genome shotgun sequence includes the following:
- the LOC110272638 gene encoding uncharacterized protein LOC110272638 has protein sequence MHQEDIAPDQWALFVEYRLKPETQKLCKRNQEIRQKQIIPHTSGAISIARRRAELTKETRKEVNRVHMWDITHKKIDGSYVNEKAKEIAEKIEAHSSQQPMELTVNSSLDALGVVFGKEHPSRVRGLGMGAIPTIAFKNNTTRISQMNLGSSNDVGTSSTCGPNVQEELDTVKAQLQVLVSYIASKEGGKIPIQLAGMFPTQQVSQEFDQESENPSPKELGSRSSGASNKEA, from the exons ATGCACCAAGAAGATATTGCTCCTGATCAATGGGCTTTATTCGTAGAATATCGTTTGAAGCCTGAAACTCAG AAACTTTGTAAGAGGAATCAAGAAATTCggcaaaaacaaataattccTCATACTTCAGGTGCTATATCAATTGCAAGAAGAAGGGCTGAATTG aCGAAAGAGACAAGAAAAGAAGTTAATAGAGTTCATATGTGGGACATCACTCACAAGAAAATAGATGGAAGTTATGTTAATGAAAAGGCTAAAGAAATAGCG GAGAAGATTGAAGCACATAGCAGCCAACAACCGATGGAATTAACTGTTAATTCTTCTCTTGATGCTCTTGGAGTAGTTTTTGGGAAAGAGCACCCTAGCCGTGTTCGAGGTTTAGGTATGGGAGCTATTCCAACAATTGCTTTCAAGAACAACACCACAAGGATTAGTCAAATGAATTTAGGTTCTTCAAATGATGTTGGCACATCATCTACTTGTGGTCCAAATGTGCAAGAGGAGTTGGATACTGTTAAAGCGCAATTGCAAGTGCTAGTATCCTATATTGCTTCTAAGGAAGGAGGTAAAATTCCAATACAATTGGCTGGAATGTTCCCTACTCAACAAGTTTCACAG GAATTTGATCAGGAGAGTGAGAATCCATCACCAAAAGAATTAGGAAGTAGGTCttctggagcaagcaataaggAAGCATGA